The following proteins are encoded in a genomic region of Longimicrobiales bacterium:
- a CDS encoding serine hydrolase encodes MKKALLFALALLAPLPVVAQSVADDTHVAEALEVARIWLDAQKDYERLPSVAAAIVHDQELVWSGAVGMADIDAGRPASSSTLYSICSISKLFTSIAVMQLRDEGRLDLRDPVQKHLSFYDLEQGYDESTPVTLEGLLTHSAGLPRESDYPYWSGPE; translated from the coding sequence ATGAAGAAAGCCCTGTTATTTGCTCTCGCTCTTCTCGCCCCTCTGCCAGTGGTTGCCCAATCGGTGGCGGACGACACACACGTTGCCGAGGCTCTGGAGGTTGCACGCATCTGGCTAGACGCGCAGAAAGACTACGAACGATTGCCATCCGTCGCTGCTGCGATTGTGCACGACCAGGAGCTTGTTTGGAGTGGTGCGGTCGGCATGGCTGATATCGACGCGGGCAGGCCCGCGAGTTCGAGCACGCTCTATTCGATCTGTTCGATCTCCAAGCTCTTCACGAGCATAGCGGTCATGCAGCTCAGGGACGAAGGACGCCTTGACCTGCGAGACCCCGTCCAAAAACACTTGTCGTTTTACGACCTTGAGCAGGGGTATGACGAGTCGACACCTGTCACTTTAGAAGGACTGCTTACCCACTCGGCAGGCCTGCCTCGGGAGTCGGACTATCCGTATTGGAGTGGACCAGAAT
- a CDS encoding cytochrome b/b6 domain-containing protein, translating into MTCPTRLPDLSTVIYEPRIEDRPRMETANSVYRHNRNVRICHWINVIAFCYLVVSGVHVFLDFPELYWGKVGFRGHPAVFRLSDWGISWDQAGAMGDRKWGRNYHFLFAWISVINGLVYVSWNVWNKHFRRNLLPSRDELTRQSLKTDLVDHLRLRSPVAKAAGRYSVLQKISYFIVIFIVSPFMILSGLAQMPAFTAISPELIDLFGGRQTARTLHVIGMLWMILFVLVHVFEVFVAGVVNEVRSMITGKYAVQGEDTE; encoded by the coding sequence ATGACGTGCCCGACTCGCTTGCCAGACCTGTCGACCGTTATATACGAGCCAAGGATCGAGGACCGGCCCCGGATGGAGACGGCGAACAGCGTGTATCGGCACAACCGCAACGTGCGAATCTGCCATTGGATCAATGTGATCGCCTTCTGCTATCTCGTGGTAAGCGGCGTACACGTCTTTCTCGATTTCCCGGAGTTGTACTGGGGGAAAGTGGGATTTCGAGGCCATCCAGCCGTGTTCAGGCTCTCGGACTGGGGGATTTCCTGGGATCAAGCCGGGGCGATGGGCGACCGCAAGTGGGGGAGAAACTACCATTTCCTCTTTGCCTGGATCTCCGTCATCAATGGCCTGGTCTACGTCTCCTGGAACGTGTGGAACAAACACTTTCGGCGGAATCTACTTCCCAGCCGTGACGAGCTGACCCGTCAAAGCCTCAAGACTGACCTGGTGGACCACCTCCGGCTTCGTTCGCCCGTGGCCAAGGCGGCAGGCCGCTACAGCGTCCTGCAGAAGATCTCCTACTTCATTGTGATCTTCATTGTGTCCCCGTTCATGATCCTGAGCGGACTTGCCCAAATGCCTGCCTTCACGGCGATTTCTCCGGAACTGATCGATCTATTCGGTGGGCGTCAAACGGCGCGCACGCTTCACGTAATCGGTATGCTGTGGATGATCCTTTTTGTGCTCGTACACGTGTTCGAGGTGTTCGTGGCCGGGGTGGTGAATGAGGTGCGTTCTATGATTACCGGAAAGTACGCAGTCCAAGGGGAGGACACGGAATGA
- a CDS encoding molybdopterin-dependent oxidoreductase has translation MKKLVSRRTFLAGSGAAASMALLGRDPTTYLPPDVRGGLMGAADVLTMATQRLLLSGQPLAQEHDVSEITRDFPTWGNTNPRQEDYQDLLSGQFVDWRLTVGGLVNRPMSFSLEELKRLPQRTQITMHICEQGWSAIGQWTGTPLLEVLRAAGDVTDEARYVVVETYDGWYEGYDMFDVVHPQTILAYGLNGTDLPVGNGAPVRLRVERACGYKNLKFLKSINVVSSMAGIRAGTGGINSDNDWHWYAGA, from the coding sequence ATGAAAAAGCTCGTCTCCCGTCGAACATTTCTGGCCGGATCAGGTGCGGCTGCCAGCATGGCACTCCTGGGCCGCGACCCCACGACCTATTTGCCGCCCGATGTGAGGGGCGGACTGATGGGTGCAGCCGACGTGCTGACCATGGCGACCCAGAGGCTGCTGTTGTCCGGCCAGCCTCTGGCCCAGGAGCACGACGTCAGCGAGATCACCAGAGACTTCCCGACCTGGGGGAACACCAACCCGCGACAAGAAGACTATCAAGACCTGCTCAGCGGCCAATTTGTCGATTGGCGCCTTACCGTCGGCGGGCTTGTCAATCGGCCGATGTCTTTTTCGCTCGAGGAACTCAAGCGTCTTCCTCAGCGGACACAGATTACGATGCACATCTGTGAGCAGGGATGGTCCGCGATTGGCCAGTGGACGGGCACACCTCTTCTGGAAGTGCTCCGCGCGGCGGGAGACGTCACCGATGAGGCGCGCTACGTCGTGGTGGAAACGTACGACGGCTGGTACGAGGGGTACGACATGTTCGACGTCGTCCATCCCCAGACGATACTCGCGTATGGTCTGAACGGGACGGACCTGCCTGTGGGCAACGGCGCGCCGGTTCGACTCCGAGTGGAGCGGGCCTGTGGTTACAAGAACCTCAAGTTTCTAAAGTCCATCAATGTCGTCTCGTCCATGGCCGGCATTCGCGCTGGCACCGGCGGCATCAATTCGGACAACGATTGGCACTGGTACGCGGGTGCCTGA